A genomic window from Acinetobacter lwoffii includes:
- a CDS encoding alpha/beta fold hydrolase yields MNKLVFLPGASGSQHFWQPLKAALTEYPDQQVIAYPSFDGVAPNLAIQNLHDLQEFVEKQIEDDSILIAQSMGGVLAVGLVLKHPQKVKGLVLLATSGGLNLQSFHCADWRTDYHEHFKTAPDWFVQDQTEFSRIQLESLDIPILLIWGDHDPLSTVQLGQYLAGIFKNAKLHIIQGGDHFFANSHANQVAMLIQDYLEQL; encoded by the coding sequence ATGAATAAGCTTGTGTTCCTGCCGGGTGCTTCAGGAAGCCAGCACTTTTGGCAGCCATTAAAGGCAGCATTAACCGAATATCCAGATCAGCAAGTCATTGCCTATCCAAGCTTTGATGGCGTAGCACCAAATTTGGCCATTCAAAATCTGCATGATTTGCAAGAATTCGTGGAAAAGCAGATAGAGGATGATTCCATTCTGATTGCCCAGTCTATGGGTGGTGTATTGGCCGTTGGGTTGGTACTTAAGCATCCACAGAAAGTCAAAGGACTGGTATTGTTGGCGACATCTGGTGGCCTGAATTTGCAATCATTTCATTGTGCAGACTGGCGAACAGATTATCATGAACATTTTAAAACAGCACCGGACTGGTTTGTACAAGACCAAACTGAATTTAGCCGCATTCAGCTTGAAAGTCTTGACATTCCGATCTTACTGATCTGGGGCGATCATGATCCTTTAAGTACTGTTCAGCTTGGACAATACTTGGCAGGAATTTTTAAAAATGCAAAATTGCATATTATCCAAGGTGGAGATCATTTCTTTGCCAATTCTCATGCAAATCAGGTTGCAATGCTGATTCAAGATTATTTGGAGCAACTCTAA
- the xerA gene encoding site-specific tyrosine recombinase/integron integrase, which yields MEQAVIVPPQLLLNMWLKEREIQNQSKHTLQAYERDVSDFLEFCQREQLNLNDVEATDLRQFLAEKVEQHQLSPSSLQRMLSAIRQFMKWAEQAQHMAFNPADDFQLKRQSRPLPGMVDIETVNQIIDQPAPENEIQQQMWLRDKAILELLYSSGLRLAELQSLRIKDIDFNRQLLRITGKGNKTRIVPFGSKAKDSVMAWLQVYPLWNGDFVPEANVFITQKGNPLGARQIENRVKFQAQRAGVNVDLHPHLLRHCFASHMLSNSRDLRAVQEMLGHSNLTTTQIYTHVDFDHLAQIYDQAHPRAQHKED from the coding sequence ATGGAGCAAGCAGTGATTGTCCCACCTCAACTCTTGCTTAACATGTGGCTGAAAGAACGTGAAATTCAAAACCAGTCCAAACATACCTTGCAAGCCTATGAACGTGATGTCTCAGATTTTTTAGAGTTTTGCCAGCGTGAGCAGCTCAATTTAAACGATGTAGAAGCCACCGATTTACGCCAGTTTCTGGCTGAAAAAGTGGAACAGCATCAGCTCAGTCCTAGCAGCCTGCAACGTATGCTTTCGGCTATTCGTCAGTTTATGAAATGGGCCGAGCAGGCTCAGCATATGGCTTTTAATCCGGCGGATGATTTTCAGTTAAAACGTCAATCGCGCCCTTTGCCGGGCATGGTCGATATTGAAACAGTCAACCAGATTATTGATCAGCCTGCGCCCGAAAATGAAATACAGCAGCAAATGTGGCTCCGGGACAAAGCGATTTTGGAATTGCTTTATTCGAGTGGGTTGCGTCTGGCAGAACTGCAAAGCCTGAGAATTAAAGATATTGATTTCAACCGGCAGTTATTACGCATTACTGGTAAAGGCAATAAAACCCGGATTGTGCCTTTTGGCTCCAAGGCCAAAGACAGCGTGATGGCCTGGTTGCAAGTCTATCCCTTATGGAATGGTGATTTTGTGCCGGAGGCGAATGTATTTATTACCCAGAAAGGCAATCCGCTCGGTGCAAGACAAATTGAAAATCGGGTCAAGTTTCAGGCGCAGCGCGCAGGCGTGAATGTAGATTTACATCCACATTTATTAAGACATTGTTTTGCGAGTCATATGTTGTCGAATAGCCGGGACTTACGCGCGGTGCAGGAAATGCTGGGACACAGTAATTTAACCACCACGCAAATTTATACTCATGTCGATTTTGATCATCTAGCCCAGATTTATGATCAGGCCCATCCGCGTGCGCAGCATAAAGAAGATTGA